In one window of Helianthus annuus cultivar XRQ/B chromosome 17, HanXRQr2.0-SUNRISE, whole genome shotgun sequence DNA:
- the LOC110924855 gene encoding uncharacterized protein LOC110924855, translating to MERLPTKRALALRSISVLDEMCVLCGDYVETSDHIFVSCHHAQTAWLYIASWCNLPPIIAFGINDLLTLHEVSSGSWKKKKAIHAIVLVTIWSIWKMRNDAVFRQSVPNTMKMLDGIKSLAFLWVKNRLKELSLTWEDWSRFRFG from the coding sequence ATGGAAAGGCTGCCGACAAAACGTGCGTTGGCATTAAGGAGTATATCGGTCCTGGACGAAATGTGCGTCTTGTGTGGCGATTATGTCGAGACGTCCGATCACATTTTCGTGTCATGTCATCATGCTCAAACGGCTTGGCTATATATTGCATCTTGGTGTAACCTACCGCCCATTAttgcttttggaataaatgaccTGTTGACACTTCATGAAGTTAGCTCGGGTTCGTGGAAGAAAAAGAAAGCGATACACGCGATTGTTTTGGTTACAATTTGGAGTATATGGAAAATGAGAAACGATGCCGTGTTTAGACAGAGTGTTCCAAATACTATGAAGATGTTAGACGGGATCAAATCTTTGGCGTTCCTTTGGGTCAAGAATCGTTTGAAAGAATTGTCGTTAACATGGGAAGATTGGAGTAGGTTTCGGTTTGGTTAG